The Streptomyces laurentii genome contains a region encoding:
- a CDS encoding porphobilinogen deaminase (Hydroxymethylbilane synthase (HMBS), also known as porphobilinogen deaminase (PBGD), is an intermediate enzyme in the biosynthetic pathway of tetrapyrrolic ring systems, such as heme, chlorophylls, and vitamin B12. HMBS catalyzes the conversion of...; cl03189;~domain interfaces;~identified by MetaGeneAnnotator; putative;~porphobilinogen deaminase [Streptomyces sp. SPB78];~porphobilinogen deaminase; Reviewed; PRK00072) produces MGDGDVVRIGSRASKLARAQVAEWLAPIAARFPEVTFKRQVILEGGDKDRVTPTLAEVARTAGGSAFSTNQEAALVAGEVDVIVHSLKDLPTSVCEGTLLLTTPGPREDVRDVLCGATLAGLPQGARVGTGAPRRVAQLLALRPDLRVVPIRGNVPGRLARTTKGELDAVLLAAAGLNRLGLLPEKHEVLDPAVFLPSPGQGALGIQVRAGSPAADLLAATGDPETDACVRAERALLAELHGGCSVPVGAWGRIGPGGLLHLSATVTSLDGAQQVTAAGEGPADDPAKVGAMVAAELLAHGASGILRSIRHS; encoded by the coding sequence ATGGGCGACGGCGACGTGGTACGGATCGGATCGAGGGCCAGCAAGCTGGCGCGGGCCCAGGTCGCGGAGTGGCTCGCGCCGATCGCCGCGCGGTTCCCCGAGGTGACGTTCAAGCGGCAGGTCATCCTCGAAGGCGGGGACAAGGACCGGGTCACCCCGACGCTGGCCGAGGTCGCCCGGACGGCCGGCGGCTCCGCCTTCTCCACCAACCAGGAGGCGGCCCTGGTCGCGGGCGAGGTCGACGTGATCGTCCACTCGCTCAAGGACCTCCCCACCTCCGTGTGCGAGGGCACGCTCCTGCTGACGACCCCCGGCCCGCGCGAGGACGTACGGGACGTGCTGTGCGGCGCGACGCTCGCCGGCCTCCCGCAGGGCGCGCGCGTCGGCACGGGCGCCCCGCGCCGGGTGGCCCAGCTCCTCGCGCTGCGGCCCGACCTGCGGGTGGTGCCGATCCGCGGCAACGTCCCCGGACGGCTGGCCCGGACCACCAAGGGCGAGCTGGACGCGGTGCTGCTGGCGGCGGCGGGCCTGAACCGGCTCGGCCTGCTGCCGGAGAAGCACGAGGTGCTCGACCCCGCCGTCTTCCTGCCGTCCCCCGGCCAGGGCGCGCTGGGGATCCAGGTCCGCGCCGGGTCCCCGGCCGCCGACCTCCTGGCCGCGACCGGCGACCCCGAGACCGACGCGTGCGTGCGCGCCGAACGTGCCCTGCTCGCCGAACTCCACGGCGGCTGCTCGGTGCCCGTCGGCGCCTGGGGCCGGATCGGCCCCGGCGGTCTGCTCCACCTGTCCGCGACGGTGACCTCCCTGGACGGCGCCCAGCAGGTCACGGCGGCCGGCGAGGGCCCGGCCGACGACCCGGCGAAGGTGGGCGCCATGGTCGCGGCCGAGCTCCTCGCCCACGGCGCGTCCGGCATCCTCCGCTCGATCCGGCACTCCTGA
- a CDS encoding txe/yoeB family addiction module toxin (Plasmid encoded toxin Txe; pfam06769;~Txe/YoeB family addiction module toxin [Gordonia polyisoprenivorans VH2];~identified by MetaGeneAnnotator; putative): protein MRLVFEDQGWEDYTSWLKNDRKTLARINKLTEDVKRDPFTGIGKPEPLKYHLPGAWSRRIDDEHRLVYLVTGQEIVILAARYRY from the coding sequence GTGAGGCTTGTCTTCGAGGATCAGGGCTGGGAGGACTACACCTCCTGGCTCAAGAACGACCGCAAGACACTCGCTCGGATCAACAAGCTCACCGAGGACGTCAAGCGCGACCCGTTCACAGGGATCGGCAAGCCTGAGCCTCTCAAGTACCACTTGCCCGGGGCGTGGTCGAGGCGGATCGACGATGAGCATCGCCTCGTCTACCTGGTCACGGGCCAGGAGATCGTGATCCTCGCCGCCCGCTACCGCTACTGA
- a CDS encoding prevent-host-death protein (Antitoxin Phd_YefM, type II toxin-antitoxin system;cl09153;~TIGRFAM: Prevent-host-death protein; PFAM: protein of unknown function DUF172; KEGG: mbo:Mb3392 hypothetical protein;~identified by MetaGeneAnnotator; putative;~prevent-host-death protein [Mycobacterium sp. MCS]): MSITASEARKALFPLIKKVNDDHEAIEIVSKHGNAVLVSAEDYAALREGSYLLRSPANARRLLKAYENALGHVNVSERTLIDPDAVDPAAGAA, encoded by the coding sequence GTGTCCATCACCGCGAGCGAAGCCCGCAAGGCCCTCTTCCCGCTGATCAAGAAGGTCAACGACGATCACGAGGCCATCGAGATCGTCTCCAAGCACGGCAACGCCGTGCTTGTCTCGGCCGAGGACTACGCGGCACTGCGTGAAGGCTCGTACCTGCTGCGCTCGCCCGCCAACGCGCGGCGGCTGCTCAAGGCCTACGAGAACGCTCTGGGGCACGTCAACGTGTCCGAGCGCACGCTGATCGATCCGGACGCGGTGGACCCTGCCGCGGGTGCCGCGTGA
- a CDS encoding ECF sigma factor (DNA-directed RNA polymerase specialized sigma subunit, sigma24 homolog [Transcription]; COG1595;~ECF sigma factor [Streptomyces albus J1074];~Helix-turn-helix XRE-family like proteins. Prokaryotic DNA binding proteins belonging to the xenobiotic response element family of transcriptional regulators; cl15761;~Sigma-70 region 2; pfam04542;~identified by MetaGeneAnnotator; putative) produces MAVTTSRDERDDGQVWGVLGDEAELTAAVLAAQNGDEQAFRAVYRAVHPRLLGYVRTLVGEADAEDVTSESWLQIARDLDRFAGDADRFRGWAARIARNRALDHIRMRGRRPAIGGDETELTDTPAESDTADEALEALATGRTMHLIAQLPQDQAEAVVLRVVVGLDAKSAADTLGKRPGAVRTAAHRGLKKLTELLGASGPDGDAGPLDGVPAQRAVRAGAPTPGRVTQTRARTQKDM; encoded by the coding sequence GTGGCGGTGACCACCAGCCGCGATGAGCGCGACGATGGACAGGTGTGGGGAGTGCTGGGGGACGAGGCGGAGCTGACGGCCGCAGTGCTCGCCGCGCAGAACGGCGACGAGCAAGCCTTCCGCGCCGTGTACCGCGCGGTCCATCCCCGGCTCCTCGGGTACGTGCGCACGCTCGTCGGCGAGGCCGACGCCGAGGACGTCACCTCCGAGAGCTGGCTGCAGATCGCCCGCGACCTCGACCGTTTCGCCGGCGACGCCGACCGGTTCCGCGGCTGGGCCGCCCGGATCGCCCGCAACCGGGCCCTGGACCACATCCGGATGCGCGGCCGGCGCCCCGCCATCGGCGGCGACGAGACCGAACTCACCGACACGCCCGCCGAGTCCGACACCGCGGACGAGGCACTGGAGGCCCTGGCCACCGGCCGCACCATGCATCTCATCGCCCAACTGCCCCAGGACCAGGCCGAGGCCGTGGTGCTGCGCGTCGTCGTCGGCCTGGACGCCAAGAGCGCCGCCGACACCCTCGGCAAACGCCCCGGCGCCGTCCGCACCGCCGCCCACCGCGGCCTGAAGAAACTCACCGAACTCCTCGGCGCGTCCGGCCCCGACGGCGACGCCGGCCCGCTCGACGGGGTGCCCGCGCAGCGCGCCGTGCGGGCCGGAGCTCCGACCCCCGGACGTGTGACGCAAACGCGCGCGCGGACGCAGAAGGACATGTGA
- a CDS encoding ATP-dependent protease ATP-binding subunit clpC2 (ATP-binding subunits of Clp protease and DnaK/DnaJ chaperones [Posttranslational modification, protein turnover, chaperones]; COG0542;~ATP-dependent protease ATP-binding subunit clpC2 [Mycobacterium tuberculosis F11];~Clp amino terminal domain; pfam02861;~Mapped to H37Rv Rv2667;~identified by MetaGeneAnnotator; putative), with translation MTNPLGMTNPVRLDDLIDAIKKSHPGDALDQLSDAVIAADHLGEIADHLIGHFVDQARRAGASWTDIGKSMGVTRQAVQKRFVPKGDTAGNAAKMDPNAGFSRFTPRARNVVMAAQNEATAAGNDKMVPAHLALGLLAEPDGLAIHWTGTQGVTPEQIRAALTPALPPAAAEVPALIPYDADAKKVLELTFREALRLGHNYVGTEHILLALLEFEDGKGPLAGLGLDKARAEEQIGEAVAALHIEEPPAES, from the coding sequence ATGACGAATCCACTCGGCATGACCAACCCCGTGCGACTGGACGACCTGATCGACGCGATCAAGAAGAGCCACCCCGGGGACGCTCTCGACCAGCTCTCCGACGCGGTCATCGCGGCCGACCACCTCGGCGAGATCGCCGACCACCTCATCGGCCACTTCGTCGACCAGGCGCGCCGCGCCGGGGCCTCCTGGACCGACATCGGCAAGAGCATGGGCGTCACCCGGCAGGCCGTCCAGAAGCGGTTCGTCCCCAAGGGCGACACGGCCGGCAACGCCGCGAAGATGGACCCGAACGCCGGGTTCAGCCGCTTCACGCCCCGCGCCCGCAACGTCGTGATGGCCGCCCAGAACGAGGCCACCGCCGCCGGCAACGACAAGATGGTCCCGGCCCACCTCGCCCTGGGCCTGCTCGCCGAGCCCGACGGGCTCGCGATCCACTGGACCGGCACCCAGGGCGTCACCCCGGAGCAGATCCGCGCGGCGCTCACCCCGGCACTCCCGCCCGCCGCCGCCGAGGTGCCCGCGCTCATCCCGTACGACGCGGACGCCAAGAAGGTCCTGGAACTCACCTTCCGCGAGGCCCTGCGCCTCGGCCACAACTACGTCGGCACCGAGCACATCCTGCTCGCCCTGCTGGAGTTCGAGGACGGCAAGGGCCCGCTCGCGGGTCTCGGCCTCGACAAGGCGCGGGCCGAGGAGCAGATCGGCGAGGCCGTCGCCGCGCTGCACATCGAGGAGCCGCCGGCGGAGTCCTGA